Proteins from a genomic interval of Lysobacter stagni:
- a CDS encoding DUF3011 domain-containing protein: MRGWLASALLAALGVLGAPDAVAQESGGRFYGDRVLRCESKGGEPNLCPVDVRGGVRLLRTLSRSNCDEGKSWGVNASGVWVSEGCRADFVLGYGGSVGTGYGTKLLRCESRGNRWQHCPAETRAGVELVRQLSKNPCIRGQHWGADARGVWVSGGCRAEFRMMVDVANEAPRGEIVRCDSNDSLPRHCPADTRHGVRLFRQLSRSACVEGRSWGVDEGGIWVEEGCRAEFELGANGTAQEQSGG, translated from the coding sequence ATGCGCGGCTGGTTGGCTTCGGCGTTGCTTGCGGCACTGGGTGTACTGGGCGCACCGGACGCGGTCGCGCAGGAGTCGGGCGGGCGTTTCTACGGTGATCGCGTCCTGCGCTGCGAATCCAAGGGCGGGGAACCCAATCTGTGTCCGGTCGACGTGCGTGGCGGCGTCCGTCTGTTGCGCACGCTGTCGCGGTCGAACTGCGACGAAGGCAAGAGCTGGGGCGTCAACGCGTCCGGCGTGTGGGTGAGCGAGGGCTGCCGCGCCGATTTCGTGCTCGGTTATGGCGGCAGCGTCGGCACGGGGTACGGCACCAAGCTGCTGCGCTGCGAATCGCGTGGCAACCGTTGGCAGCATTGCCCGGCCGAGACGCGCGCAGGCGTGGAGCTGGTGCGCCAGTTGTCGAAGAATCCCTGCATCCGCGGCCAGCACTGGGGCGCCGACGCGCGCGGCGTGTGGGTGTCCGGTGGCTGCCGGGCCGAGTTCCGCATGATGGTCGACGTGGCCAACGAGGCGCCGCGCGGCGAGATCGTCCGCTGCGATTCCAACGACAGCCTGCCGCGCCATTGCCCCGCCGATACCCGTCACGGCGTGCGCCTGTTCCGCCAACTGTCGCGATCGGCCTGCGTGGAAGGACGCAGCTGGGGCGTGGACGAGGGCGGCATCTGGGTGGAAGAGGGCTGCCGTGCCGAATTCGAACTGGGCGCCAACGGCACGGCCCAGGAACAAAGCGGCGGCTGA
- a CDS encoding DUF3011 domain-containing protein — protein sequence MAIPAALWMQPASAQYGGGQDTVRCDSNDNRYRECAADTRGGVRLSRQISKSACSEGRDWGYDRRGVWVNNGCRAEFSLGRGNAGGGWNGGNGNGNGNDTVRCDSNDSRYRQCPIDGRRIVLVRQYSKTACVEGRTWGTGRGYVWVNGGCRAEFASGYGGGGWGGGNGGGNGGGNGGGHGGGWGSGQTLYCGSDDHRQQRCNATVRRDARLVRQASKAACVEGRSWGWDRNGVWVSNGCRGEFQVF from the coding sequence ATGGCCATTCCCGCGGCGCTGTGGATGCAGCCCGCATCGGCGCAGTACGGCGGTGGACAGGACACCGTGCGTTGCGATTCAAACGACAACCGTTACCGCGAATGCGCCGCCGACACGCGCGGCGGCGTGCGCCTGTCCCGTCAGATTTCCAAGTCGGCCTGCAGCGAGGGGCGCGACTGGGGGTACGACCGCCGCGGTGTGTGGGTGAACAACGGGTGCCGCGCGGAATTCTCCCTGGGCCGCGGCAACGCGGGCGGCGGATGGAATGGCGGCAACGGTAACGGTAACGGTAACGACACCGTGCGCTGCGACTCCAACGACAGCCGTTACCGCCAGTGCCCCATCGACGGACGCCGCATCGTGCTGGTGCGCCAGTACTCGAAGACGGCGTGCGTGGAAGGCCGAACCTGGGGTACGGGTCGCGGTTACGTCTGGGTCAACGGCGGCTGCCGCGCCGAATTCGCCAGCGGGTACGGCGGCGGTGGCTGGGGCGGCGGCAACGGAGGCGGCAATGGTGGTGGCAACGGCGGCGGTCATGGGGGCGGCTGGGGTTCGGGCCAGACCCTGTACTGCGGCTCCGACGATCACCGCCAGCAGCGCTGCAATGCCACCGTGCGCCGCGATGCGCGCCTGGTGCGCCAGGCCTCCAAGGCCGCCTGCGTCGAAGGCCGCAGCTGGGGCTGGGACCGCAACGGCGTGTGGGTGAGCAACGGCTGCCGGGGCGAATTCCAGGTGTTCTGA
- the mtnA gene encoding S-methyl-5-thioribose-1-phosphate isomerase, with protein sequence MSTPIDFDRYDRIRPIRWTGEALELLDQRKLPFVVEYVTCADSDAVAAAIHALTVRGAPAIGIAAAWGVVLASRAVDATDGADAAAKLEPAMQRLNAARPTAVNLAWALARMRRVLAPAGADWRDVLAREAQAIADEDLAANRRMGALGAALIAPGSGVLTHCNTGSLATAGFGTALGVIRAGVAEGRIDKVFAGETRPWLQGARLTVWELQQDGISPTLIADAAASHLMKSGDVQWVVVGADRICANGDTANKIGTYQLAIAARHHGLKFMVVAPSSTVDMETPSGDAIHIEERDPGELFAVGGVRTAAEDVGAWNPVFDVTPHALIDAIVTERGVIERPDAAAMKSAFG encoded by the coding sequence ATGAGCACTCCGATCGATTTCGACCGTTACGACCGCATCCGTCCGATCCGCTGGACGGGCGAGGCCCTGGAACTGCTGGACCAGCGCAAGCTGCCGTTCGTGGTCGAGTACGTCACCTGCGCCGACAGCGACGCCGTGGCGGCCGCCATCCACGCCCTGACCGTGCGCGGCGCGCCGGCCATCGGCATCGCCGCCGCCTGGGGCGTGGTGCTGGCGTCGCGTGCGGTCGACGCGACCGATGGCGCGGATGCCGCGGCGAAACTCGAGCCGGCGATGCAGCGCCTCAACGCCGCCCGTCCCACGGCCGTCAACCTGGCCTGGGCGCTGGCGCGCATGCGTCGCGTGCTGGCCCCGGCGGGCGCGGACTGGCGCGATGTGCTGGCACGCGAGGCGCAGGCCATCGCCGACGAAGACCTGGCGGCGAACCGTCGCATGGGCGCGCTGGGTGCCGCGCTGATCGCCCCCGGCAGCGGCGTGCTCACGCACTGCAACACCGGCTCGCTGGCGACCGCGGGCTTCGGCACTGCGTTGGGCGTGATCCGTGCAGGCGTCGCCGAAGGCCGCATCGACAAGGTCTTCGCCGGCGAAACCCGCCCCTGGCTGCAGGGCGCACGGCTGACCGTATGGGAGCTGCAGCAGGATGGCATCTCGCCGACCCTGATCGCCGACGCGGCGGCCTCCCACCTGATGAAGTCCGGCGACGTGCAATGGGTGGTGGTCGGCGCCGACCGCATCTGCGCCAACGGCGACACCGCCAACAAGATCGGCACCTACCAGCTGGCGATCGCCGCGCGCCACCACGGCCTGAAGTTCATGGTGGTGGCGCCGTCCTCCACGGTCGACATGGAAACGCCCTCCGGCGATGCCATCCACATCGAAGAACGCGACCCGGGCGAGCTGTTCGCCGTCGGCGGCGTGCGCACGGCGGCGGAGGACGTCGGCGCCTGGAACCCGGTATTCGACGTCACCCCGCACGCGCTGATCGACGCGATCGTGACCGAACGTGGCGTCATTGAACGCCCCGATGCAGCTGCGATGAAGTCCGCCTTCGGCTGA